From the genome of Vicia villosa cultivar HV-30 ecotype Madison, WI linkage group LG2, Vvil1.0, whole genome shotgun sequence, one region includes:
- the LOC131645769 gene encoding metacaspase-9-like, with protein sequence MGGEKKALIVGFNYPESKTHIKSPANSATRFTDCLMTYYGFPSDDITLMLDETPRLNCNFPTNHQITPSYFPETMPSTYAFAICTKLYQMITDSTDGDTLVFYFCGHGGRTPATDYNNNSGFVEYMCCSDGSIITDSNLRHLTECVPVGCSFTIVADCTASGGLIEGAKEILGHSTETPVTNKIPLTSNIWEPTLGTARRPLGILLSACQNDEEARAAINFNRLESACFYTDALILVIQETKGNVTNWNLVKTIRHMFQSMQWKQIPGLYCDESQVNLNFLGLNGSEIAEKGHSGRKLNVAKMSKRERILGNPYVYVGEISKMLSILGQPFVFSHTENIGDLLLPRKRTSFEVFRAMSMAYHNAFNARFEVLASVKIEELESMERTRGKMKDVLKWIAAIYLGQKDGERRGNKDESYKKKKKKNESLKRKRKRKSHDRGEKKEESSKKKRKNSHDRGEKKESLKKKRKKN encoded by the exons ATGGGTGGTGAGAAGAAAGCACTGATAGTTGGGTTTAACTATCCTGAATCAAAAACGCATATCAAGAGTCCTGCTAACTCTGCAACCAGATTTACCGATTGTTTGATGACATATTATGGATTTCCTTCCGATGATATAACTCTTATGCTTGATGAAACCCCCCGCTTGAATTGTAATTTTCCTACCAACCATCAAATTACTCCTTCCTATTTCCCAGAGACAATGCCATCCACTTACGCCTTCGCCATATGCACAAAACTCTACCAAATGATAACAGATTCTACTGATGGTGACACCCTCGTTTTCTATTTCTGTGGACACGGCGGTCGCACTCCTGCAACCGATTACAATAATAATTCTGGCTTTGTTGAATATATGTGTTGCAGCGATGGATCTATTATCACAG ACTCAAATCTTCGGCACCTAACCGAATGTGTACCGGTGGGATGTTCGTTTACAATAGTGGCGGATTGCACGGCATCTGGAGGACTTATAGAAGGAGCTAAAGAGATTTTAGGACACAGTACGGAGACTCCCGTAACCAACAAGATCCCGCTAACCAGTAATATTTGGGAACCAACATTAGGCACGGCTCGTCGCCCATTGGGTATACTCTTATCTGCCTGTCAAAATGATGAGGAAGCTCGAGCCGCGATTAATTTCAATAGACTGGAGTCTGCCTGTTTTTATACAGATGCTTTAATTCTTGTTATCCAAGAAACGAAAGGGAATGTGACTAATTGGAACTTAGTCAAAACTATACGACATATGTTTCAAAGTATGCAATGGAAACAGATCCCTGGTTTGTACTGCGATGAAAGTCAagtaaatttgaattttttgggTCTTAATGGATCAGAAATTGCTGAGAAGGGTCATTCGGGAAGAAAACTAAATGTTGCGAAAATGTCAAAAAGGGAGCGCATATTGGGGAATCCTTATGTATATGTTGGGGAGATCTCAAAAATGTTGAGTATACTAGGACAACCTTTTGTATTCTCCCATACGGAAAACATCGGCGACTTA TTGCTCCCTAGGAAGCGGACCTCGTTTGAGGTGTTCCGTGCTATGTCTATGGCCTATCACAATGCTTTTAATGCTCGTTTCGAGGTTTTAGCTTCAGTGAAGATTGAAGAGTTGGAGTCCATGGAAAGAACAAGAGGTAAAATGAAAGACGTATTGAAATGGATTGCAGCAATTTATTTAGGACAAAAAGATGGTGAAAGAAGAGGCAACAAGGATGAGAgttacaagaaaaagaaaaagaagaatgagagtttgaaaagaaagagaaagaggaagtCTCATGATAGAGGTGAAAAGAAGGAGGAGAGttcaaagaaaaagagaaagaactcTCATGATAGAGGTGAAAAGAAGGAGAGtttaaagaaaaagagaaagaagaactAA